One region of Jatrophihabitans cynanchi genomic DNA includes:
- the murC gene encoding UDP-N-acetylmuramate--L-alanine ligase gives MGIAGAGMSGLARILIERGVPVSGCEARMSTTVDGLRALGATVHVGHSVEHLLDADTFVYTTAINPKHEEMLAARASGKPVLRRAAALAAALEDKRSVAIAGTHGKTSTTSLLTVGAQACGVDPSFAIGGNLYEGGRNAHLGTGTLAIVEADESDGSFLLTRPVAAIVTNVEADHLENHGDLEGIFRAFEQFVDRIEERGLLLACADDAGAQRIAEYARRTGRRVQTYGESPGADVLVSDILLLPDGVEFTAHDAHIGTRRVRVGALIGRHMALNAAAALAMAGELGLDLDAVTRAWAGFGGVHRRFESHGTGGGVRVYDDYAHHPTEIVASLTAARPAAGEGRLIAVFQPGTYSRTQTFAREFADAMALADIAVVMDIFPAREEPIPGITGATITELIELPAERVVYEPRYGAVPARIAALARPGDLVLTMGIGNVYLLCDEIRDACRAAFRSASGPVPASEPQP, from the coding sequence ATGGGCATCGCCGGCGCAGGCATGAGCGGGCTGGCCCGGATCCTGATCGAGCGCGGGGTGCCGGTGAGCGGCTGCGAGGCGCGGATGTCGACGACGGTGGACGGGTTGCGGGCGCTCGGCGCCACCGTGCACGTCGGGCACTCGGTCGAGCACCTGCTGGACGCGGACACCTTCGTGTACACGACCGCGATCAACCCCAAGCACGAGGAGATGCTCGCCGCCCGGGCGAGCGGCAAGCCGGTGCTGCGCCGGGCGGCGGCGCTGGCGGCCGCACTCGAGGACAAGCGCTCGGTGGCCATCGCCGGCACGCACGGCAAGACCTCGACCACCTCGCTGCTCACCGTCGGCGCGCAGGCGTGCGGTGTCGACCCGTCGTTCGCGATCGGCGGCAACCTCTACGAGGGCGGCCGCAACGCGCACCTGGGCACCGGCACGCTCGCGATCGTCGAGGCGGACGAGAGTGACGGCTCGTTCCTGCTCACCCGTCCGGTCGCCGCGATCGTGACGAACGTGGAGGCCGATCACCTGGAGAACCACGGCGACCTCGAGGGGATCTTCCGCGCCTTCGAGCAGTTCGTCGACCGCATCGAGGAGCGGGGGCTGTTGCTCGCGTGCGCCGACGATGCGGGCGCGCAACGCATCGCCGAGTACGCCCGCCGCACCGGGCGACGGGTGCAGACCTACGGCGAGAGCCCGGGAGCGGACGTCCTGGTCAGCGACATCCTCCTGCTTCCGGACGGCGTCGAGTTCACCGCGCACGACGCGCACATCGGCACCAGGCGGGTGCGGGTGGGCGCGCTGATCGGCCGCCACATGGCGCTCAACGCCGCGGCGGCGCTGGCGATGGCGGGCGAGCTGGGGCTGGACCTGGACGCGGTCACCCGGGCCTGGGCCGGCTTCGGCGGGGTGCACCGGCGGTTCGAGTCGCACGGCACCGGCGGTGGCGTGCGGGTCTATGACGACTATGCGCACCACCCGACCGAGATCGTCGCCTCGCTCACCGCGGCGCGTCCGGCGGCCGGCGAGGGCCGGCTCATCGCGGTGTTCCAGCCCGGCACCTACAGCCGCACCCAGACCTTCGCCCGCGAGTTCGCCGACGCCATGGCGCTCGCGGACATCGCGGTGGTGATGGACATCTTCCCGGCCCGCGAGGAGCCGATCCCGGGCATCACCGGCGCGACGATCACCGAGCTGATCGAGCTTCCCGCCGAGCGGGTCGTGTACGAACCGCGCTACGGCGCGGTGCCGGCGCGGATCGCCGCGCTGGCCCGGCCGGGCGACCTGGTGCTCACGATGGGGATCGGCAACGTCTACCTGCTGTGCGACGAGATCCGCGACGCCTGCCGCGCGGCGTTCCGGTCCGCGTCCGGGCCGGTCCCCGCCTCGGAGCCACAGCCGTGA
- a CDS encoding cell division protein FtsQ/DivIB: MSLTALRGERSEQRSTGGTLPHRRLILAAFALFVVAAVLTWLVAFSSVLGVRTVTVRGTHALTAEQVRAAARIAHGTPLVRLDKAAVLHRVEALPDVASATVTTSFPSTVVITVTERVAVGYVRSGGAVRLVDRTGDQYRSAPSAPKQLPRFVVSAGPNARATGAAVATVAAALPEQVRRAVDSIQALDPDAITLLLADGRVVRWGSADHSTDKARILPALLRRDGTQFDVTDPDLPFAR, encoded by the coding sequence GTGAGCCTCACCGCGCTGCGCGGCGAGCGTTCCGAGCAGCGCTCGACCGGTGGCACGCTGCCACACCGCAGGCTGATCCTGGCCGCGTTCGCGCTGTTCGTGGTGGCCGCCGTGCTCACCTGGCTGGTCGCGTTCAGCTCGGTGCTCGGGGTGCGCACCGTGACCGTGCGCGGCACCCACGCCCTGACGGCGGAGCAGGTGCGCGCCGCGGCCCGGATCGCGCACGGGACGCCGCTGGTGCGGCTGGACAAGGCGGCCGTGCTGCACCGCGTCGAGGCGCTGCCGGACGTCGCGTCCGCGACCGTCACCACGTCCTTCCCGTCGACCGTCGTCATCACCGTCACCGAGCGGGTCGCGGTCGGCTATGTCCGCTCCGGCGGTGCCGTGCGACTGGTCGACCGCACCGGTGATCAGTACCGCTCCGCGCCGTCCGCGCCGAAGCAGTTGCCCCGGTTCGTCGTGTCCGCGGGGCCGAACGCGCGGGCCACCGGCGCCGCCGTCGCCACCGTGGCCGCCGCCCTGCCGGAGCAGGTCCGCCGCGCCGTCGACTCGATCCAGGCGCTGGACCCGGACGCGATCACGTTGCTGCTGGCCGACGGTCGGGTGGTGCGGTGGGGAAGCGCGGACCACAGCACCGACAAGGCCCGCATCCTGCCTGCCCTGCTCCGGCGCGACGGCACCCAGTTCGATGTCACCGACCCGGACCTCCCGTTCGCGCGCTGA
- a CDS encoding YggS family pyridoxal phosphate-dependent enzyme, giving the protein MSDDDGRRSELVTSLGAVRSRIAEVCAACGRNAREITLIAVTKTYPAVDVVTLARLGVRDVGESRDQEATAKVAEVAALLAEPGEQPAPPDWHFLGQIQSRKCRSIARYAHAVHSLDRAELATRLADAVAELGRSPIEVFVQLSLDGDPERGGVVADELATLADAVAARPELALRGVMAVAPLGADPEAAFAEVQRVSARLRGQHPGAGSISAGMSADLDAALRHGATHVRIGTALLGRRAPVIG; this is encoded by the coding sequence GTGAGCGACGACGACGGCCGCCGCTCCGAGCTGGTCACCTCGCTGGGAGCAGTGCGCAGCCGGATCGCCGAGGTGTGCGCGGCGTGCGGTCGGAACGCGCGCGAGATCACGCTGATCGCCGTCACGAAGACCTATCCGGCCGTCGACGTCGTCACGCTCGCTCGGCTCGGTGTCCGCGACGTGGGGGAGAGCCGGGACCAGGAGGCGACGGCCAAGGTGGCCGAGGTCGCGGCGCTGCTCGCCGAGCCCGGCGAGCAGCCGGCGCCACCTGACTGGCACTTCCTCGGCCAGATCCAGTCGCGCAAGTGCCGCTCGATCGCCCGGTACGCCCACGCGGTGCACTCGCTGGACCGGGCGGAGCTGGCGACCCGGCTCGCCGATGCGGTGGCCGAGCTGGGCCGGTCCCCGATCGAGGTGTTCGTCCAACTCAGCCTGGACGGCGATCCCGAGCGCGGCGGGGTGGTCGCGGATGAACTGGCGACGCTGGCCGACGCCGTTGCGGCCCGCCCCGAGTTGGCGCTGCGCGGCGTGATGGCGGTGGCACCACTGGGCGCCGACCCGGAGGCGGCCTTCGCCGAGGTGCAGCGGGTGTCGGCTCGGCTGCGCGGCCAGCATCCCGGGGCCGGGTCGATCTCGGCCGGGATGAGCGCCGACCTCGACGCGGCGTTGCGGCACGGCGCGACACACGTGCGGATCGGTACGGCGTTGCTCGGCCGCCGAGCACCGGTTATCGGCTAG
- a CDS encoding cell division protein SepF has protein sequence MPGAMHRMGVYLGLVEDEDYAETDQGVGAYAHAGDRGRREDYAEARYPREPQHGRGAEVVRREYPDDVEAYANGYGYADDQPTYQITALHPRTYNEARTIGEHFRKNTPVIMNLSEMDDADAKRLVDFAAGLTFGLHGRIERVTAKVFLLSPHNVTVTAQDKARMVENTFFNQS, from the coding sequence ATGCCCGGAGCTATGCACCGGATGGGCGTATACCTCGGCCTCGTCGAAGACGAGGACTACGCCGAGACCGACCAGGGCGTCGGCGCTTACGCACACGCCGGCGACCGCGGGCGCCGCGAGGACTACGCGGAGGCGCGCTATCCGCGCGAGCCGCAGCACGGTCGTGGTGCCGAGGTGGTCCGCCGCGAGTACCCGGACGACGTCGAGGCGTACGCGAACGGCTACGGCTACGCCGACGACCAGCCCACGTACCAGATAACGGCGCTGCACCCGCGCACCTACAACGAGGCACGCACCATCGGTGAGCACTTCCGCAAGAACACGCCGGTGATCATGAACCTGTCCGAGATGGACGACGCCGACGCGAAACGGCTGGTCGACTTCGCCGCGGGACTGACCTTCGGCCTGCACGGGCGCATCGAGCGGGTCACCGCGAAGGTGTTCCTGCTCAGCCCGCACAACGTCACCGTGACGGCACAGGACAAGGCGCGGATGGTTGAGAACACATTCTTCAACCAGTCCTGA
- a CDS encoding YggT family protein, with protein MTMFWDIVGYVLYVYLLVILARFVVEITRQFARAWRPAGIAAVGVELVYVATDPPIRLLRRLIPPLQLGSLRLDLSIMVLLLGILAAYWVVLSLG; from the coding sequence ATGACGATGTTCTGGGACATCGTCGGCTATGTGCTGTACGTGTACCTGCTGGTGATCCTGGCCCGCTTCGTGGTCGAGATCACCCGGCAGTTCGCGCGGGCCTGGCGGCCGGCGGGCATCGCGGCGGTCGGCGTGGAACTGGTGTACGTCGCGACCGACCCGCCGATCCGGCTGCTGCGGCGGCTCATCCCGCCCTTGCAGCTGGGTTCGCTACGCCTGGATCTGAGCATCATGGTTCTGCTGCTCGGTATCCTTGCGGCCTACTGGGTAGTGCTGTCCCTGGGCTGA
- a CDS encoding DivIVA domain-containing protein: MPLTPAEVHNVAFKKPPIGKRGYDEEEVDAFLDIVEVELSRLIEENNDLRARMGSGAPAPASAADAPADTASAAELASAREENQRLQAHVAELERAMTQGKNGAQQQVVQLQQQLAQTEQQLAENRRQLEQMQQALAEAQQRAAQAPAETPGAPSEHHAQAVQMLALAQQTADQHLAQSKAEADRLLSEARASAQSSLADAQSKSAQHVGEAEMRARKLDEESTARAEQTVRDAEQRAATITAQFEQRKAALERRVEELRVYEREYRTRLRGYLESQLRDLDASGRAEPSGQPDEQADAQRS, translated from the coding sequence ATGCCGTTGACGCCCGCTGAAGTCCACAACGTTGCGTTCAAGAAGCCCCCGATCGGCAAGCGTGGGTACGACGAGGAAGAGGTCGACGCCTTCCTCGACATCGTCGAGGTCGAACTGTCGCGGCTGATCGAGGAGAACAACGACCTGCGCGCCCGCATGGGCAGTGGTGCACCGGCTCCCGCGTCGGCCGCCGACGCGCCCGCCGACACGGCGAGCGCGGCCGAGCTCGCCTCGGCGCGCGAGGAGAACCAGCGCCTGCAGGCGCACGTCGCCGAGCTCGAGCGGGCCATGACGCAGGGCAAGAACGGCGCGCAGCAGCAGGTCGTCCAGCTGCAGCAGCAGCTCGCGCAGACCGAGCAGCAGCTGGCCGAGAACCGTCGGCAGCTCGAGCAGATGCAGCAGGCCCTCGCCGAGGCACAGCAGCGCGCGGCGCAAGCGCCCGCCGAAACCCCCGGCGCGCCGTCCGAGCATCACGCCCAGGCGGTGCAGATGCTCGCGCTCGCCCAGCAGACTGCCGACCAGCACCTGGCGCAGTCCAAGGCCGAGGCCGACCGGCTGCTGTCCGAGGCGCGCGCGAGCGCGCAGAGTTCGCTCGCCGATGCACAGAGCAAGTCCGCCCAGCACGTCGGCGAGGCCGAGATGCGCGCCCGCAAGCTGGACGAGGAGAGCACCGCTCGTGCCGAGCAGACGGTGCGCGACGCCGAGCAGCGGGCCGCCACCATCACCGCGCAGTTCGAGCAGCGCAAGGCGGCGCTCGAACGGCGGGTGGAGGAGCTGCGGGTGTACGAGCGCGAGTACCGCACCCGGCTGCGCGGCTACCTGGAGTCGCAGCTGCGTGACCTGGACGCCAGCGGGCGGGCCGAGCCGAGCGGGCAGCCGGACGAGCAGGCGGACGCGCAGCGCAGTTGA
- the ileS gene encoding isoleucine--tRNA ligase produces the protein MTEGSGYQPLPPHVDLAALDHEVIDRWRELRVFARSLEQTEHGPGWTFYEGPPTANGMPGTHHVEARVFKDIFPRFKTMKGYHVPRMAGWDCHGLPVELAVEKELGFTGKPDIEAYGIAEFNAKCRENVQRHVDAFEAMSERMGYWADYENAYWTMRPDYVESVWWALKQIFDKGLLVEDYRVAPYCPRCGTGLSDHEVAQGYEDVTDPSVYVRFPLTSGPWAGQADLLVWTTTPWTLVSNTAVAVHPDVQYVVARTANGTFVVAEPLWRDVLGEDAVELAAVTGREMEYWHYERPFHYVAFPESSGEIAVPAAEPKSTDAHFVVLADYVTTEDGTGLVHQAPAFGADDLAVSRAYGLIVVNPIASNGHFLPGVGPVGGVFFKDADEQLVANLRERGLLFRHVPYTHSYPHCWRCHTPLMYYALPAWYIRTTEVKDRLLAENEATTWYPATIKHGRYGDWLTNNIDWSLSRDRYWGTPLPVWRNDADPTRLVCIGSLAELRDRSGVDLDDPHRPFVDDVTFTVDGEDGTYRRVPQVIDAWFDSGSMPFAQFGAPWRNADAARAAYPADYICEAIDQTRGWFYSLMAVGTLVFDQSSYRTVLCLGHILAEDGRKMSKHLGNILEPIPLMDQHGADALRWFMLCSGSPWSARRVGHKALEEIASKVIRTYWSVASFQSLYARANGWAPAGGTDAGTPTELDRWALSEMHRVSAEVDAALEDFDTARAGRALAGYIDDLSNWYVRRSRRRFWDGDPAALTTLHECLHVLTRLLAPFVPFVTERVWQSLFSPEVLGGTIDSVHLAAWPIADESLVDVALGEHVAQVRRLVELGRAARAESGVKTRQPLARALVSAPGWARLPEGLRQEVAAELNVIELAALAESTAGELVDVTAKANFRALGKRFGNGTQAVAKAIASADARELAIALAAGTATVQVAGADVPLTGEEVTITETPRSGWAVASAGAETVALDLELTHELRLAGLLRDIVRVVQDARKAADLDVTDRIELWWQVGGSPEPAEAIRSHADQLAAEVLATGVHEGVPGEGVETFRVTDEDLGLTIWLRRAC, from the coding sequence ATGACCGAAGGCTCCGGCTACCAGCCGCTCCCGCCGCACGTCGACCTCGCCGCGCTCGACCACGAGGTGATCGACCGCTGGCGCGAGCTGCGCGTGTTCGCGCGCAGCCTGGAGCAGACCGAGCACGGCCCGGGCTGGACCTTCTACGAGGGACCGCCGACCGCGAACGGCATGCCCGGCACGCACCACGTCGAGGCCCGCGTGTTCAAGGACATCTTCCCGCGGTTCAAGACGATGAAGGGCTACCACGTCCCGCGGATGGCGGGCTGGGACTGCCACGGCCTGCCGGTCGAGCTCGCCGTGGAGAAGGAGCTCGGCTTCACCGGCAAGCCGGACATCGAGGCGTACGGCATCGCCGAGTTCAACGCCAAGTGCCGCGAGAACGTGCAGCGCCACGTCGACGCGTTCGAGGCGATGAGCGAGCGGATGGGCTACTGGGCCGACTACGAGAACGCCTACTGGACGATGCGCCCGGACTACGTCGAGTCGGTCTGGTGGGCGCTCAAGCAGATCTTCGACAAGGGGCTGCTCGTCGAGGACTATCGCGTCGCGCCGTACTGCCCGCGCTGCGGCACCGGGCTGTCCGACCACGAGGTCGCCCAGGGCTACGAGGACGTCACCGATCCGTCGGTCTACGTGCGCTTCCCGCTGACGTCCGGCCCGTGGGCCGGCCAGGCCGACCTGCTGGTCTGGACCACGACGCCGTGGACGCTGGTGTCCAACACTGCCGTCGCGGTGCACCCGGACGTGCAGTACGTGGTGGCCCGAACCGCCAACGGGACGTTCGTGGTCGCCGAACCGCTGTGGCGCGACGTGCTCGGCGAGGACGCCGTCGAGCTGGCCGCCGTGACCGGACGCGAGATGGAGTACTGGCACTACGAGCGGCCGTTCCACTACGTGGCCTTTCCCGAGTCATCGGGCGAGATCGCCGTTCCTGCCGCCGAGCCGAAGAGCACCGACGCGCACTTCGTCGTCCTCGCCGACTACGTCACCACCGAGGACGGCACCGGCCTGGTGCACCAGGCGCCGGCCTTCGGTGCCGACGACCTGGCGGTCAGCCGCGCCTACGGGCTGATCGTGGTGAACCCGATCGCGAGCAACGGCCACTTCCTGCCCGGAGTAGGCCCGGTCGGCGGCGTGTTCTTCAAGGACGCCGACGAGCAACTGGTCGCGAACCTGCGCGAGCGCGGCCTGCTGTTCCGGCACGTGCCGTACACGCACAGCTACCCGCACTGCTGGCGCTGCCACACGCCGCTGATGTACTACGCCCTGCCCGCCTGGTACATCCGCACTACCGAGGTGAAGGACCGGCTGCTCGCCGAGAACGAGGCGACGACCTGGTACCCGGCGACGATCAAGCACGGGCGCTACGGCGACTGGCTCACCAACAACATCGACTGGTCGCTCTCGCGCGATCGCTACTGGGGCACGCCGCTGCCGGTATGGCGCAACGATGCCGACCCGACGCGGCTGGTCTGCATCGGATCGCTGGCCGAGTTGCGCGACCGCTCCGGCGTCGACCTCGACGACCCGCACCGGCCGTTCGTCGACGACGTCACCTTCACGGTCGACGGCGAGGACGGGACGTACCGCCGCGTGCCGCAGGTGATCGACGCGTGGTTCGACTCCGGCTCCATGCCGTTCGCGCAGTTCGGCGCGCCGTGGCGCAACGCCGACGCCGCTCGGGCCGCTTACCCCGCGGACTACATCTGCGAGGCCATCGACCAGACCCGCGGCTGGTTCTACTCGCTGATGGCGGTCGGCACCCTGGTGTTCGACCAGAGCTCGTACCGCACCGTGCTGTGCCTGGGCCACATCCTCGCCGAGGACGGCCGCAAGATGAGCAAGCACCTGGGCAACATCCTCGAGCCGATCCCGCTGATGGATCAGCACGGCGCGGACGCGCTGCGCTGGTTCATGCTGTGCAGCGGCTCGCCGTGGTCCGCGCGGCGCGTCGGGCACAAGGCGCTCGAGGAGATTGCGTCCAAGGTCATCCGCACGTACTGGTCGGTGGCCTCGTTCCAGTCGCTGTACGCGCGGGCGAACGGCTGGGCCCCGGCCGGGGGGACCGACGCCGGTACCCCCACCGAGCTGGACCGGTGGGCGCTGTCCGAGATGCACCGGGTGAGCGCCGAGGTCGACGCCGCGTTGGAGGACTTCGACACCGCCCGCGCCGGCCGCGCGCTCGCCGGCTACATCGACGACCTGTCCAACTGGTACGTGCGCCGCTCGCGCCGGCGGTTCTGGGACGGTGACCCGGCCGCGCTGACCACGCTGCACGAGTGCCTGCACGTGCTGACCCGGCTGCTGGCCCCGTTCGTCCCGTTCGTGACCGAGCGGGTGTGGCAGTCGCTGTTCTCCCCCGAGGTTCTCGGCGGCACGATCGACTCGGTGCACCTCGCGGCGTGGCCGATCGCGGACGAGTCCTTGGTCGACGTCGCGCTCGGCGAACACGTCGCGCAGGTGCGGCGCCTGGTCGAGCTGGGCCGGGCCGCGCGGGCCGAGTCCGGCGTGAAGACCCGCCAGCCGCTGGCCCGGGCGCTCGTCTCGGCGCCGGGCTGGGCCCGGCTGCCCGAGGGACTGCGGCAGGAGGTCGCGGCCGAGCTGAACGTGATCGAACTGGCCGCCCTGGCCGAGTCGACCGCGGGCGAACTGGTCGACGTCACCGCGAAGGCGAACTTCCGCGCACTGGGCAAGCGGTTCGGCAACGGCACCCAGGCGGTGGCCAAGGCGATCGCGTCTGCCGATGCCCGCGAACTGGCGATCGCGCTCGCCGCCGGCACCGCCACGGTGCAGGTGGCCGGTGCGGACGTGCCGCTCACCGGCGAGGAGGTGACCATCACCGAGACGCCGCGCTCGGGCTGGGCGGTCGCCTCCGCCGGCGCGGAGACGGTGGCCCTCGATCTGGAGCTGACACACGAGCTGCGCCTGGCCGGGCTGCTGCGCGACATCGTCAGGGTGGTGCAGGACGCCCGCAAGGCCGCCGACCTCGACGTGACCGACCGGATCGAGCTGTGGTGGCAGGTGGGCGGCTCGCCCGAACCCGCCGAGGCGATCCGCAGCCACGCCGACCAGCTGGCGGCCGAAGTACTCGCGACTGGCGTGCACGAGGGGGTGCCCGGCGAGGGCGTCGAGACGTTCCGGGTGACCGATGAGGACCTGGGACTGACGATCTGGCTGCGCCGCGCCTGCTGA
- a CDS encoding DUF167 domain-containing protein has translation MDGESAGLRVSVRVRTGASRPAVGGRYRADALVVAVAARPVAGAANVAVTEAVARAFAVPRSRVELVAARTGRDKVVRIAGDPATLRARLAQLLAL, from the coding sequence GTGGACGGCGAATCGGCGGGGCTGCGCGTGTCGGTGCGGGTGCGTACCGGCGCCTCGCGCCCTGCCGTCGGCGGCCGATACCGTGCGGACGCGCTGGTGGTGGCGGTTGCCGCCCGGCCTGTCGCCGGCGCGGCCAATGTTGCCGTCACCGAGGCGGTGGCCCGGGCGTTCGCAGTGCCCCGCAGCCGGGTGGAGCTGGTCGCCGCCCGCACCGGCCGCGACAAGGTGGTCCGGATCGCCGGTGATCCGGCCACGCTACGTGCCCGATTGGCGCAGCTTCTAGCGCTTTGA
- a CDS encoding TraR/DksA family transcriptional regulator: MPATPTPSTPAVPKGSEWTRAELKAVRKQLTDELAQMRSAYDRSIRDLNDLQQAGTDGAGDDQADAGSKTFEREQEQSIAANRLDLLTQIQRAVERIDDGSYGFCESCGKPIPKARLKAFPAATLDVNCKQREERR; this comes from the coding sequence ATGCCCGCCACGCCGACGCCCTCGACCCCCGCCGTACCCAAGGGTTCGGAGTGGACCCGGGCCGAGCTCAAGGCCGTGCGCAAGCAGCTCACCGACGAGCTCGCCCAGATGCGCAGCGCGTACGACCGGTCGATCCGCGACCTCAACGACCTGCAGCAGGCCGGGACGGACGGCGCGGGCGACGACCAGGCCGACGCCGGTAGCAAGACCTTCGAACGCGAGCAGGAGCAGTCGATCGCCGCCAACCGGCTCGACCTGCTCACCCAGATCCAGCGCGCCGTCGAGCGGATCGACGACGGCAGCTACGGGTTCTGCGAGAGCTGCGGCAAGCCGATTCCGAAGGCCCGGCTCAAGGCGTTCCCGGCCGCGACCCTCGACGTGAACTGCAAGCAGCGCGAGGAGCGCCGCTGA
- the lspA gene encoding signal peptidase II yields MSTPERAETQREPVPDRPQQPRPRRIGVFLAVALVALVLDVVSKVLVVGQLSGEAPKRTLGGLVYLDLARNSGAAFSLGTGFTVILTAVAAAVVVIILRTASRMRSVGWAVSLGLILGGALGNLADRIFRAPGVGRGHVVDWISVFGPNGEHWPIFNIADSAICCGAVLAAVLALRGIDLDGGAGARD; encoded by the coding sequence GTGAGCACTCCGGAACGGGCCGAGACGCAGCGCGAGCCGGTGCCTGATCGCCCGCAGCAGCCCCGTCCTCGCCGCATCGGCGTGTTCCTCGCGGTGGCGCTCGTCGCCCTCGTTCTCGACGTCGTGAGCAAGGTGCTCGTGGTGGGGCAGCTGAGCGGCGAAGCGCCGAAGCGCACGCTCGGCGGGCTCGTCTATCTCGATCTGGCACGCAACTCCGGCGCGGCGTTCTCGCTCGGTACCGGCTTCACCGTCATCCTCACCGCCGTCGCGGCCGCGGTCGTGGTGATCATTCTGCGCACGGCGAGCCGGATGCGCTCGGTCGGCTGGGCGGTGTCGCTCGGCCTGATCCTCGGTGGCGCGCTGGGCAACCTCGCCGATCGCATCTTCCGCGCACCGGGCGTCGGTCGCGGGCACGTGGTCGACTGGATCAGCGTGTTCGGCCCTAACGGGGAGCACTGGCCGATCTTCAACATCGCCGACTCGGCAATCTGCTGTGGCGCCGTCCTCGCGGCTGTCCTCGCGCTGCGTGGCATCGATCTCGACGGCGGCGCCGGCGCTCGTGACTGA
- a CDS encoding RluA family pseudouridine synthase, with the protein MTDTRLLPVPDGLQGLRLDVAMSRLFGFSRTAAADLIDAGQVTLDGTAVPRSAKVRGGEWLEVSLPAAEVAAVEPEPVDGLVVLHDDADIVVVDKPVGVAAHPSPGWTGPTVLSGLAAMGYRLATSGAAERQGIVHRLDAGTTGAMVVAKSERAYSLLKLAFKERTVDKRYSALVQGHPDPSRGTIDAPIGRHLSADYKFAVVSVASGGRPSVTHYETDEAFRGATLLDVHLETGRTHQIRVHTAAVRHPCVGDLTYGADPTLARRLGLTRQWLHARELGFTHPGSGEQVRYRSPYPADLQHALDVLRGES; encoded by the coding sequence GTGACTGACACCCGGTTGTTGCCGGTCCCGGACGGCCTGCAGGGACTGCGGCTGGACGTGGCGATGTCCCGGCTGTTCGGCTTCTCGCGCACCGCGGCCGCGGACCTGATCGACGCGGGCCAGGTCACCCTCGACGGCACCGCGGTGCCGCGCTCGGCGAAGGTGCGCGGCGGCGAGTGGCTGGAGGTGAGCCTGCCCGCGGCCGAGGTGGCCGCCGTCGAGCCCGAGCCGGTCGACGGGCTGGTCGTGCTGCACGACGACGCGGACATCGTGGTGGTCGACAAGCCGGTAGGCGTGGCCGCGCACCCGAGTCCCGGCTGGACCGGGCCGACAGTGCTCTCCGGGCTGGCCGCGATGGGCTACCGGCTCGCCACGTCCGGCGCCGCCGAGCGGCAGGGCATCGTGCACCGTCTCGACGCCGGGACGACCGGGGCGATGGTGGTGGCCAAGAGCGAGCGCGCCTACTCGCTGCTCAAGCTCGCGTTCAAGGAACGCACCGTCGACAAGCGCTATTCGGCTCTGGTGCAGGGGCATCCGGATCCCAGCCGCGGCACCATCGATGCGCCGATCGGCCGGCATCTGTCAGCCGACTACAAGTTCGCGGTCGTCTCCGTTGCCAGCGGCGGCCGGCCGAGCGTCACGCACTACGAAACCGACGAGGCGTTCCGGGGGGCGACCCTGCTCGACGTCCACCTCGAGACCGGGCGTACCCACCAGATCCGGGTGCACACGGCAGCCGTGCGGCACCCGTGCGTCGGCGACCTCACCTACGGCGCCGACCCGACGCTGGCCAGGCGCCTCGGGCTCACCCGGCAGTGGCTGCACGCGCGCGAACTCGGCTTCACGCACCCCGGCAGCGGCGAGCAGGTCCGTTATCGCTCGCCCTATCCGGCCGACCTGCAGCATGCACTGGACGTGCTGCGGGGCGAGTCGTGA